A single window of Zea mays cultivar B73 chromosome 10, Zm-B73-REFERENCE-NAM-5.0, whole genome shotgun sequence DNA harbors:
- the LOC100285386 gene encoding cyclin-A2 isoform X7 has product MAARKKKPLLIACQATSARITRSQAAANSTRSGLAPSVPVPLKTEHNHAAKKKMKREASDENASADAGASAPLPKRRTVLKNVTNISCAKISKRCTAVTGLKLGPSQKAGQSINKQCTNKISMLLPLAVGGSSLVDDSNNAEETQMVDLLAQKEKQIVLLKEAQPLQNTEQNKGGACDEASVEERNAMNVHETAALKAGVSNGLNIVDIDKNNGDPQMCVTYVAEIYRNLMASEVSDEYKLVADTLYLTVYLIDQFLSQNCIQTHKLQLLGITSMLIASKYEEYSAPSAEEFCNITAGTYAKAEVLEMEQQVLNDLGFHLSVPTTNTFLRRFLRAAQASRTAHLTTLNYLASYLAELTLISYDFMKFLPSEVAASSIFLAKWTLDQSDHPWNPTLEHYTSYKSFDIRTCVRALQELQHNTSNCPLNAIREKYGQQKFECVANLRSPELLRSLFS; this is encoded by the exons ATGGCTGCAAGAAAGAAAAAGCCTTTGCTTATTGCTTGCCAAGCAACCAGTGCCAGAATAACAAGATCTCAGGCTGCTGCAAATAGTACAAGATCTGGGCTGGCTCCTTCTGTACCAGTACCTCTGAAAACGGAGCATAACCATGCAGCGAAAAAAAAGATGAAAAGGGAAGCTTCAGATGAAAATGCTTCTGCTGATGCTGGAGCTTCAGCTCCTCTGCCTAAAAGGCGTACAGTTCTCAAGAATGTAACTAACATAAGCTGTGCTAAAATTTCCAAAAGGTGCACTGCTGTGACTGGGCTGAAG TTGGGTCCCTCCCAGAAGGCTGGGCAGAGCATAAACAAGCAATGCACAAACAAGATCTCCATGCTTCTCCCTCTGGCTGTTGGAGGGAGTTCACTTGTGGATGATTCTAATAATGCTGAAGAAACACAAATGGTAGACCTTTTGGCACAGAAAGAGAAGCAGATTGTTTTGCTTAAGGAGGCTCAGCCATTACAGAATACTGAACAAAACAAAGGCGGTGCTTGTGATGAGGCATCTGTTGAGGAAAGAAATGCCATGAATGTACACGAAACTGCTGCCTTAAAGGCTG GGGTCTCTAATGGTTTAAACATTGTAGATATTGACAAAAATAATGGTGATCCTCAAATGTGTGTTACCTACGTTGCAGAGATATACAGAAATCTAATGGCCTCAGAG GTTTCGGACGAATATAAGCTTGTGGCAGATACACTTTACCTTACAGTATATCTTATTGACCAATTTCTTTCTCAGAACTGTATCCAAACGCACAAGCTGCAACTTCTTGGGATAACTAGTATGCTGATTGCCTC GAAATATGAAGAGTATTCTGCTCCTAGTGCTGAAGAATTTTGTAACATAACGGCTGGTACATATGCAAAGGCTGAG GTTCTGGAAATGGAGCAACAAGTGCTTAATGATCTGGGCTTTCATTTATCTGTTCCAACAACAAACACATTTCTCAG GAGATTCCTTAGAGCAGCACAGGCTTCTCGTACA GCTCATCTGACCACTTTGAATTATCTGGCGAGTTATCTTGCCGAGTTGACTTTAATCAGTTACGATTTCATGAAATTTCTTCCCTCAGAGGTGGCAGCATCTTCGATTTTCCTTGCAAAATGGACACTTGACCAATCTGACCATCCTTGG AACCCTACTCTTGAGCACTACACGTCTTACAAAAGCTTCGATATTAGAACTTGCGTGCGGGCTCTACAGGAACTGCAGCACAACACCAGTAATTGCCCCCTCAACGCCATCCGTGAGAAGTATGGGCAGCAGAAG TTCGAGTGCGTTGCCAACCTCAGGTCACCGGAGCTGCTGCGGTCGCTCTTCAGTTGA